DNA sequence from the Tenacibaculum mesophilum genome:
CAATAGTTGATAATAATATAATTACTAAGGTAATATGATTTTTCATGTTGAAAATAGTTTACTGTTAAACAGTTTTTAAAATTAAATATTTTTGCAAATATAAATTAATTTTTAGTCTTGACTAAAAATATGTTTAATTAAATCAAAAACTATATATTTGCATACCTAAAAAAAATATAATGTTTAGTCAATCTGAAGAAAACTATATAAAAACAATGTATCATTTAGCTGCTGATTACAAAAAAGGAATTAGCACGAATGCGATTGCAAAGAAGTTAGATACAAAAGCATCTTCAGTAACTGATATGGTTAAAAAATTATCAGAAAAAAACGTAGTTAGCTATAAAAAATACCAAGGAGTAACATTAACTGATTTTGGAAAGAAAATAGCAGCAAATATTGTTCGTAAACATAGGTTATGGGAAGTTTTCTTGGTAGATAAGCTTAATTTTTCTTGGGATGAAGTGCATGAAGTAGCAGAACAGTTAGAGCATATTAAATCCCCAAAACTAATTAACGAATTAGATGCTTTTTTAGATTATCCAAAAAGAGACCCGCATGGAGACCCTATTCCAGACAAAGAAGGAAACTTGCAAATAATAGAAAAAAGTTTGTTGTCTACTTTAAAGAAAAATGAAATAGGTGTTTGCGTTGGTGTTGATGATAGTTCTTCAGAGTTTTTACGATTTTTAGATAAGCAAGAAATAGCATTAGGGAAACAAATAAAAGTGGTAGAAAAAGAGCCTTTTGATGGTTCTTTAGTCATAGAAATGGACGGGAAAACTCTTACAGTATCTAATAAAATAGCAAGCAATCTATATATTCAAAAACCACGTTAAGCAAATAATAAGAAATAATTTTATAAATGGATTTATTTAATCAACTAGTAAGTTTTGGTAAAGAACACCCAATTCAAGCAGCATTGTATGCCTCGTTATTTACTTGGGGCTTAACTGCTTTAGGAGCAAGTTTAGTATTCTTTTTTAAAAAAATGAATAGAGCTGTTTTAGATGGAATGCTTGGTTTTACAGGAGGAGTAAT
Encoded proteins:
- a CDS encoding metal-dependent transcriptional regulator — translated: MFSQSEENYIKTMYHLAADYKKGISTNAIAKKLDTKASSVTDMVKKLSEKNVVSYKKYQGVTLTDFGKKIAANIVRKHRLWEVFLVDKLNFSWDEVHEVAEQLEHIKSPKLINELDAFLDYPKRDPHGDPIPDKEGNLQIIEKSLLSTLKKNEIGVCVGVDDSSSEFLRFLDKQEIALGKQIKVVEKEPFDGSLVIEMDGKTLTVSNKIASNLYIQKPR